Within Brienomyrus brachyistius isolate T26 chromosome 20, BBRACH_0.4, whole genome shotgun sequence, the genomic segment CTGCCTACACTGCAAGCTAACCTTTTGAAGCAAGACATTTCCTAACTGCACTAAGCTGGTGCCCTTTAGATCTGTCAAGTGTCTGGGAGAGTATGATGGGACAGGTTCAGCAAGGAAATCTTCATACAGCAAACTGGGGTGGAGACAGCACCCCCATTACACCAAAAGCTTTTACAAGGTAAATTCTATGCCCCTTTACTGAAAGCCTTGGCTAAGGGGAGTACTGAAAATTGAGTTACGGTGTTCTTATTCATATGAAATAGCATCCTTTGTCTCTTAAAAAGCAAGCACTCTTCTGGGAACAGATACAACTCTGCCCCTACGTCATATATGGAGAAATGTGGTATTGACATTCTAGACTAACTTTCTTGAAGGTTATTACATACCAGTTCTTTGGTTATAGGCATCGTCTGGCCCTGTTCCAGGTCTGCCCACACGGATGCAGGAGACCAAAGCGTGCTCCAAGACTGCTCCAAGGCAGTCCAGCCTGAGGCCTAGTTTCTCACGTCCACACTAGTGGTCTCCTGAACAAAGCTCTTCCCTGATGAGTCAGTGCCTCAGTGGTCCAATGCAGAGACTTCCCACACTGGTATTTCATATATCAATATCATTTAAATTTTACACTTTAAAGTTATATATGTAGGGTATTagaaagctgcaaataaaaatattttaaaaccaCTATTTTTAACCACACAGATAATCTGGGCATGTCagtctattaaaaaaaaataaaataaaaaatgagacCCAAGGTTAATGTTAGGACTTGAGTGACCCCAACAGGCAGAACCTGTGAAAGAGACGCTCCTGCCTAACCCATCCATCGGTTACCACCCTTACTATAAATGGGGGGGTGGGTTTTCAAATCAAAGAATTGCATTGAGAGATGTTTCTCACAATTACACAGAAATTCCCCAGTTTAGGTtattaaaacacacagaacatTTTGATACAGTTCATTTTTGAGAACCTGTGTATGTAAATCTAAACAAGAACATTATGCATACTTTTAAACAAGTGGCCCAGTGCTTAAAATCTCAATACAAAATTTTCAGGCAAATGTGTTTAGGaagctaaataaaaaataaaaaaaaatacataaaactatTAGCAGCCTCGTCATTTACACATATGGTACGGCTTGGCCATATGGCGCTGATTAACGGAACACCTAAATTTCAAAATTTTAGTGGTAcaggaaaaaagacttttattcTCATATTAATTTCATAACATTTGATACAAATCATATTTTAAGAAAGAAAATCCCAATCAGAAcagtacctgtctgtctgtcttttgttGTATTTCACTTAGGTCTACAGAGAAACCAAAATGTATCCCTCACATGAGAAAAGTATGTGAAAAATATAGCACATAGTTTGACCTTAAAGTTACTTCTAATTGTGGACTCCTAATTAACCCAAATGCTTAAAAATGGACCGATTTTCCATTACAATGTGCAAGAAAACATCCCTTTTTCATATAAGGAGGAGTCTACTTTCTTCAGTTGGTGTATGTGTGAAAGGCAAATTTCATGCCGAGCAAACGCTGAAATGCTAGGAACTCGTGATATACTCAAAATTACACTTGCTTGTACAGTACGACTATAGTACCTAGAACGTGATAAAAATGATAGGATATCTAAATGCGACTCGGAAGGGTTCACAGACTTACAAGTGCAAAACTAAAGCAGAACATGTGGAGGAGTTTGGCACGACATACAGAAGGGGGACATAGTACTGAGGACCAAATGAACTGCCGCACTACATTTACTGTGTCACATACTTGAATTACAAAACCCActtaaataataaaacatcTACAACACTAATACAGATTAAACAAGggggaaaataataaaaaaaaggtttaagAATCATGCAAAATTGCACAAGGATGTTTTtaaatagatacattaaaagcGACAAACAAAAGCAGATggccaggggggtgggggtggtgctaATCTCTGCTAAGAGCTGGACGACCCTTTGCTACTGTACTAGGTGCCTTACCTAGTTAGGCATTAAGATCTTAGAGAGAACAGAAAAGGTCCATTTAAAACACTGCGCGGGGCGCCCCCTAGAGGACCGCCCGGCACGTTTCACACCAGTCCGATTACCCTGCTGTCGAATGCTCTATGGGTTTTCAAAAGGCACTTCCATGTTGCACGTATCATCTTCACCCCGCTGAGGAAATTTCATGTAGGGAGGGgaccggtgggggggggggggagagcagaACTGGGAGAGTAACTAAGGGAAAGCTACACATTCAAGTAAGCGTTACATAAAAATACTTCTTTTGTAAACGAGTGTTTTAAATGCAGCATCACTAAGTCAGATGTTTAAGTATGACAAAAACAACAgacgaaaaaataaaaaaataataaaataaaatcagtgCTATATATAAACTTCCTCCTGTAGACAAGTGTAACTTAAGCTCTGTGTTACAGGTTATATTGATTGCAATAATAAAATGCTGACAAATGTGAACAATTTGCTATTTAAATATTGTTCAGTGTATTGTACCCCTTCATGTAGTTAAggttttagtgtgtgtgtgtgtgtgtgtgtgtgtgtgtgtttttctcttTCTAAACAGATGCAAAGGCTGCAAGCTTCAGCAGTCGCTTCCACCACATCTACGGAGAGTCATCTGGAACCCACAGGACTTTATTCTGCTCCTGATCAACAATAGTCGTGATCTGAGTGCAAATGTAGGACAGGCTCCCACCTTGGACAATACCTGAAATCAAAATCAGTCGCATTTTAGTCATGTTCAATTTCGTTCAGTGTTCTAATTCAATATACAATACAGAGTTTGCCCTGAAAAGGATGTAAAAAAAGTGCTGCTCTGTGTTCTAGAACTATTCATCTACTCGTCCATGCTTTTCGTAGGTGTGAAGTCCCCTTTAAAAGCTAGTGCAAACGGAGAAACACAAAAGGCGAACCTGTGAAGAACTTGCTGTACTCCTGCTCCATTTTCTGCGCAACCTCAAACTGCTCCTTGGAATGTTTTTGAGACACTTTATCCCGCAGAAACACTGGATCCTTCTGCTCCCTGTAAGAGGAAAAGCAGACGTGTATAAAAATCTTacacatagaaaaaaaaaaaaaaaaaacatatgacaTACCACCTGCAACAATCACAGGAATCTGACAATTCAAAGGAATTCCCAAAAAGTCACTTGACTACTTCAAGTCCTGAATCAAGGCAGATTAGGCTCCCGCTGATCAGTGAGGTAAAGGTCAGGTAGAAGATTAGCTCACTGAATGTCCTGCATCTTGTTCACAATGTCTAGCGTGAGCCAGCTGGCTTAGTACTGTGCCACTAGGTGACGTTTGAAGAGGGCTGTCCCGGGGACAGCTGACTCATGAACTGTGACTGTGGGTCAAACAGCCATTCACCGACACCTCAGAGACAGAATGGCTTTTGATTAGGTGGTGTAATCTGTCTACCATGCTAGAGACCAGCACATCCTGTACTGGCATTTTACACTGGGTGAGGTGTTTGCTCTAAGGACGATGCACAtctttcagtgtttcccactgCATTTAACTGCAATGGCGTAGGTTGATGTGAgagagcaaaaaaataaataaataaataaaaaaatcagaaagCTGGCCCacaatttaaaacaaataaaatgctcTATGGCTTCATTTCACGAAAGATTGATTTTAGCCAAAATCAATTACTTTATGCAACTGGATATAGCACAACCCTCGGTAATTCTTTTTGTGCTTTGATAATGTTACAATCTTGCCAGGCAGCACTCCTTTACAATTtcataaattaaaaatgaaacatcACTTGCGTACTGCTCCCGAAAGAGCCACCAATCTACACTGTTTACAGTTTCAAAGTACTGTGGATAACGGGAGGACAGAGACCAGGCCAAAGAAAATGGTAGCTAATCCTGTTAAAAgtttccaaaaaaaataaaaaataaaataataataataattaaaaaaaaaaaaaaaaaaaaaaaaaaaccaccagATTTTGGAAACCAGATTTGATCACTATATTAAAAATGGGAAAAACAAGCTCTATGCAATGAGAAGCTCACCCTGTCTTACAAGACATTTTACAGGAAAAGGTCTTTGTAGGAACTCAGATGCTTACTTTATCTGTTTTGCGTTTTTGTACCGAATGAAAACGACGATTGGGTAAATGTGAACGCTGTGAAGCCTTTCAATGGCGTGAGGTGCAATGTCAAGCAAACAGTGACAGTCCTACGAAGAAAATGACAACAATTATTATATACATGAGCAATGAAAATGCACTGCATGAGTCATAATTGCATGGTGATTTAAATCAATTTACACATCAAACTGATGCTAATTTAGCTCAAATGCTAGTTTCAGCCACAGTGTAATTGCAGAGACTTCGCTTCGTTTAATAAACTTACCATTTCACAAAATAAGAAATTGAagatttcaaaaaaaaaaaaaaaaaaagacagcacAAACCTTTTCTGTTATTTCTGTTATTGAAGCGACTGTCGTTACATCAAAATGGCCGCTTCTCCGTTTGTAATCGATAAAAAGGCAGTCCTTCACGCCACGCTCTATTGCTTGTTGGGAAGCCTTCATCACCTCTAAAAGGCGTCACAAAATTGAAGAAAGTTAGAGAAGGGAGTAAAGGGACTTGGAAAGCAGAACCATGGAAGACGGAATGACAAACATGAATACATAAATGGCAAAGGCTAAACCTAGTTGAATCATATctagaaataaataataataataataataataataataataataataataggattaAATAACTAACCAAGCACACATCTGCAGAACTTCCCAGGAGATTCTTTGACCAGCATGTCCTTGACAGCATCCACTAAAGGCCCCAGAATAAGCACGGGTCGCGGCGAAGCACACTCCACTTTCTGAACCCTCTGATAGGCCAAGCTGACACAGTCTGTCAGCAGCAGAGCACAGCTGTCAATGACCACTCGGCTCAGGCCAGATGTCTCACGTCTATTAAAAGAAATGCGGGACCAGGCGGCTCACCTTCCATGAAGGGGATCGAATCTGTGCTTATGGCGTCGAGGGCCAGCAAATCCTTGCCGTCCTTCGACCCGCtgcgtttgtgtttgtttttcctgcGGAAGAAAGACCTGCGGGCGGCGGCTGACAGCGTTTTGCTGGAGCCGTTCTCGTCCTTCATCTCAGACATGCTGTACCTCCGGTAGAACTCCTGGTCCATCCTGTAGGTAATAAGAGAAGCGACGGTGTAAATGTTTGCGAAATCATTTCATTATGCCGTCATAATACACAGTTAAGAATAATTTAAGTATTGACACAGGGTAACGTACACCCTTATTGGAAGACACATTTGATTTTCCATTGACTAAGTATCTATACAGAAAGCGACATCACTCACATGTATTTACTGGGAATTTGTCCCCTTTCCAGCTTTTGAGCATTCTCGTCCAGTTGCCAAGCCATCCAGCAGCCGAAATTACCCTTTGGTAGAGTGTCTTCAACAAATAAAATGTCGTCTTTCTTAAAACTAAGCTCCTGCTCCATCTCAGCAGCCTTGTCATAAAGTGCTCTGTAAAAGGGACAGGGGACCGATCAAGCAAACGGACCTCGGCGTACGTCAAAAACACTACAGCCGACAGCTACTGTCAGCATGATGATCTGCCAAAGACGTTCGCCCTTGTATATTTACAGCGAATTGCATCAGAAAAAGTGAGCAACGGCAGTCATGTTCACAGAGGAAGTCCAGAGAATCATAAAGAACCAGTCAAGCGCATTGAAATCCTAAATGCTACAGGATAGCAAAACAGGATTTTACAACAAGGCATTACTATATTAAAAGCTGTGTCCTCAAAACCtctcaaaatattttaaaaaaaattgtgtgtTAGCTGACATTACACCGTTTCTCTGCATTGCGTcgataaaaaaataattcaggATCACCGTGAGTGATGCTTCAAGTTTCTTGACCCTCTCATTCAAGATCAACTCCAAGAAAAACAGCTTAGGGAAGAGTTGTAGAAAGGAACCTCCATCGATAATAAACAAAAGGATATCGGATTCGCTAAACTGCACTAAGATTACAACTGCAATCCAGTGTCATGGTTATGTCAAGCCAATAAACAGCTTTTTGGCACACTGGAGCGTTTGCATGGAGACAGGAGTACGAGGTGCATTTCACAAAGAACTGCATGACTACATTCTTCTTGCATTAACAGCTCCTGGGGCCACTGTTATGATTCATGGAATCCGGATTCCCTCCAAGTTGCAGGAAATTCagaattaaaattaattttccCTTTTCCCAAGTCTGAAGTGTGCCACTAAATGGAATTTAAGACCGCAATCCCAGCCGTACACCAAATTCAACACCACACAACCAACTACCAAACAAACCAGCTCAAAACATTCCTGATCCCCTAACCATGATCCAAATTCATATTCTGTGGTTTCACAAAGGTAAACAAAAAACGCAACACgtgtaaacacacacaaatatccAACAACACACATTAATGATGCTACGTACAAGACGAAAACGCGGAACATAGAGTCCGTCTTGTAGCTCACGTACCTTATATAGAATGCATCTCCTGGAGTATCTTTAAATACTTTAAACTCATCGATACGGTGCTGAACTTTCAACGTGACAGTTTCTGCAGGTTTTAACATTTCAAGGTAAGCTTCTTCAGCAGTTTTATGTTTCATGCTAACTGAATTGTACTGCAAAagaagagggggaaaaaaaaggtttATCAAAACCAATTTTCACTGAAGGGGTAAGAAACATATATGACATACAAGATGTCCTGGCTTTGGTGTTCATTTAGCTTTTCTAAAACGGGTAAAAGCTACTTAGCTTTTCTGTACTCCCAAAAAAATGACCTAGATATCTATAGTACAATAAATCGGAATTTAAAGCTTTTAGAAGAGGCACTAATTGCAGGGTCTTCCCAGGGAGGACCAGGGCTTTCCTCTAACCTCTAGTATCATGTCTCCTGGCAGAAGGACATCAgcgtctttggcagggctgctgTCCTCCAGCTTCTCTACAAAGATCCCACGCTGGTTTCCGCCACAGATCTGGATGCCCAGCTCCCCCTGGGTCTTCCTCAACGTCACCATCCTTGGCTCGGGGATCTTCCTGGAAGCCCCCACAGACATCCTGTGAAGCGGCCACAGACCGAAAAGGCAGAAGAGGAGTGGAACCAAATGGTTTCTGTTTAAAGTCACTTTAGGCATTAAACctctctcaaacattttttcCTCACCACCAGAAAATGCATAAAAAGCCAGAAAAGAGCATATATATTTAATTCGCCGACCTCTAAACTGCTACAGACGTTGCAAAGATCGCAGCTTTATATTCCGCCCGTTTTATCTTATATTTCTTTCAATAAAGGAGATTGTGTTTGAGAGTAACTGAGCGCCGCACCTGACTGAGCTGCGGGGGCTAGTGGTGGGCGTGGTCTGTTTGGAGGGGGGAGTCATggtgccttcatcctgctcgcTCAGCGTGTCGATGGTGGAGTGATTGTCTGGGGTCGTGGCACCACTGCCCTGGGGGGTCGACTGATTGCTCATCGGCTCCATCCGGGAGCTGGAGAGGGACAACGCAAAAACCCCACGATGTTGACAGCCCGCTAGTTTGAAGCACATGTGACCACTTTCCTGAGAACCTCTCCACAGATCGGaatgaatgaggcacattaatGCATTTCATGGAAATTGCCACAGGATGCGGGTGGAGTCACCTGGACCGCGAGTGGTTGCCGAGCTGGTACATGTGGGGGTTGTACTGGGCCAGGATGGTGATGGTGTCGCACTGCTGCCCGATGATCAGCCGGGCCTGCTGCTCCGTGGCGTTGCGCAGGTTAATGCCATTGAACTGTAATCGGACACAGGCAGTCAGGGAGGGCAACGCCAGGCTTTACCGCCAACTGAGAGAGGAACCGGACGATGGAAATACCTCTAGCAGCTGGTCCCCGTACTCCAGGCCAGCTTGGTGAGCGATACTGCCCCCCGTCACCTTGGAAACGAAGATGCCGCCGTTCTCGCCGCTGACGATGGAGATGCCGAGAGGCTCTGCGCCCTTGTGCACGATGACGTTGCGCGGCTCTTCCAGATAAGGCCTTAAGGAACAGAAGCACAGAGAGCACAGGAGggtcagatacacacacacacactcattcattcCACTGCAGAACAGACATACACTGGAAGAGGATCTTCATGCGGTCTGTGTTTTTTCTGCAAGAACTCTGAGCAAATGGATTTAATGTTAAAGACAGCATCCTCACACCACAAGGTAATAAACACAAAAAGTGCAGCAAAGGGGGGGGCGATCACACACAAAACCGACAATATACCAGGATTTAGGAAACATCTCTGATATAAAAGATACTCTGAACATCTATCATCATGGTGGAAATTTCACAAGTCATGTAGATGAGTGTTTCCCGAGCTGGTCCTCGAGGACTACCAGCAGTATACGGTTCtaccccctcccagctcccagtagggagcaaaaaatgtAGACGGACTGtggttccccgaggaccgggttggaaaacactggtGTAGATATCATGCAAGGTAATAAATCCACTTGaaaaggtggggggaggggggatgcagAGACCAGGCATGCAATCTCCAGCATAAGCAACAAGTACAGTAACATCCCGTGGCAGGCTGTGAGGTGGTCTGTACAGAGCCTCAGGATGTACCCTGGCATGGATTTCAACTCCCATTTCCCAAATGGAATTTTCACCATTTTCAAAACATGAACgcagtttgttttttaaaaagtaaaatgagTGTTCAGTATAAGAGAGAGGCGTGTCCCACTTTGCGGCTATAAACAAAACTCAACGCCGCAACAAGGgtaatgacccccccccaccccaatcccaACAAATTTACTAAAGAAAAACTTCAGCTATACTTTGATCCAACTGACATTTTCAGCGACTTTTCAAGCAGACCCACATTTTAGGGGTCATTTACATAACCAGACAGTTCCTGTAAGTAACCAGATACTAGCGAAGCACTCCGCAGTGCTGCAGCATGTGTGATCATCATGCTTGATCTTGAGTGAGCGAGCTTTTCACCCGTGAACGCTTTGGGACATCCCCTTCCCTTAACTGGCAGAGACACACACCTCAGGCTTCTCAGTGATGAGAACCTTGGCCTAGAAGCCACAGGGATTCTTAGAAAGGATCTGTTACGGAACAGATATCTGTAAGATTCAGAAAAGTAAAAGGTGAAGGAAAGAGGGATAAATGGAGAGAAGGATCACAGAGAAGCTTAATGCAACACCTTCAAAAATGCGCAACTGTGGGAGGACAAAAGCAAGCAGTCCAGACAGAATTCACAGTGAAATTTATAAAGAACGAGAGATGCACGAGTTAGAACCGAAACGTCATTGGATCATGTCAGATTCTTCATATTTGAAGGATTAGCCAAAACTTTTTTCAAACCGGCATTTCTCAACGCAGTCATGCAGGACCCCcatacagtccatatttttgctcctttcCAGCTCCCAACGTGCCTGCATCAACCAATCAAGCAATCAAGAACACTGGATACCTGGGTACCGGTGTTGGGAGCTTGAAGGGAACAAAAAAATGCAGGCTGGGTTGAGCAGCACTGTTCTAAACTATTGCACAAACTAGAGCAAGAAGTGAGGGTTCCTCCAACCAGGACAAGTGTCTTCTTCACTGCTAAATTACaggtttaaaaacaaataaagacGAGTTATTAATGAAGCATTGAATGTAGACCACTAAACTGGAAAAGCAGGCCCTGAGAGAGCAACTAGCACGCTCACCTGTCCTTCCTACGATCTCCCATGGGAACGGGGCTGATGGATATTCTGGGCAGCGTGGAGATGGAGCTCTGCGATTGGCTGCTGGCGAAGGAGGTGGTCTCCAGGTTGAGGGGGGACTGGGGAGGGGTGATGAGGCTGGGGCTACTGCACTCCGAGTGAGACAGCGAGCCTGCCAGGCAAAGGTCAGCCAATCACAAGGGAGCAGCCCAAGAACGCCACGGCGCATCACCGTCCACAAGAATCAGAGGCTGCGGTTCTCCAACTGTTACTTATTATTCTTAAGTCACAGAACCGAAACCACAAATCATCTCAAACCCAAATTTAAAAATGATGAtaggtttataaaaaaaattaaaaaaaagtctTTGAACTTTCAAATGTGCAAGGATTGGAGAATGGCCAAGAGCAAATATGGCTCCAGAAAGCATACCTCGATCGGAACTCAGCATGGACCGAGGGTACCGTGGAGTGGATGGGATTTTAATTCGCTCTGTCCTATACTGGAGATTACTCGATGAACCTAGAAAAAGAAAACGGTATCGCTTTAGGCACCCATGAGCAGAAAAACAAGGTCGTTTTACGCCTGACAGAAGCATTCTAACAACGTAGTGGTTTCCCTGCTGCATGTGGGCGGGACTGAATGGAGGTTAGCGGCCGCGTCCCCTCACCCAGTCGAGCGCTCGAGGGCAGGGAGTTGGTTCCGTGAGGCGTCCGACTGCGCGCCGGCTCCGTGAAGTCACTGGAGCGCTTGTGGCTCAAGTCCAAGCTCAGACGCCCTTGGTGCTGGGGGCTGCGTTCCAAAAGAAGGAGAGACCCATGGCTCAAACTGCTCTATTCTCCCCCCAGCATCGAGCATCTGTGGAGATTTGACTTCATGGCAGATCTACATTCTTAGCCTCAGAGATGTTCAGTGGGGACAGAGAGAGTGGGCGTTCTGGGACACTTAGAGGGCTTATAAGGCAAGTTCTTCCCCTGCATTTCTTACACCAACTCTGACTGCCCTTCAGTAACCTTTAatcacaacactgaaaagactTTATACGGTTCTTATGAAGGGAAAACACAGAATTATGACAAAAGGGAAGCGGAAAAAGCAGCACACACTTCCACAGTAAGAAGAACAGCGAGACAAGCTATGAGATCTAAGCAATTGTACAGAAAAGAAATGCTACATTTGTCACGCTCGGAGAGATGTGGAGCGGGAACATTGACTCAGCCAGAGGTTGCGTCTCCGTGGGTACCTGGGGTGTGAATGCGGATGGCAGATTTGGCTGGGGACAGAGCAGTTATTAGTGTGAACCCGGTGACTCCAGGCTGTGTAAATTGGATTTCTCATTACAGCCGTTACCGCAGGGCACGGAGCCAAGCCTCGGTGTGCAGAGTCTGTGACAAAATAAAACGGAAGGGCAGAGGTTTAACACCGAGACCCCTTCAGATCCCGAAGGACGGTACCGACACAGTCTCGTCCAGTTCAGAACAATCGGCCTCATCCAACTGAGGTTTTACTTTAAGATTCGAAACAGTAAATGTTAGTCGTTAAAAGTATTTAATGTAAGCATTTAATGTAATGTAGTTATGTACACCTAGCTAACGACAACGGCTAAACTAATCGTAGAAGTTAAAAACAGACAAGTGCCCAAAGGGGTTCTGGGTATTTATATCACTGAGGCTGTGAGTGAACATTTACAGACAAGACAAGACTCACACATGCTGTGAATGGATTTTGCATATCTCCAATACATTCGACATGACTATTCGTTACACAAGAAAACATCACACGGAGAGGGCCTTATGAAGAGGTCACATGACCCGAGAGTGTGAACTAGATAAGGCTCTGCGTGAACAGAAAGAGCACCACGGGCAGTGTAAAATGACATTCTAGCACCAGAAATGTGTCCAATATATAGAGGAGCaccaggaaggcaaaggccttaAGATGCACAATTTCTGTCCACTGATAAGGCTTCTAACAGTGGCAAGTAATAGATAACACTGCAACAACCTTAATAAATTGCATGCATTACTATTTGCACATTCCAGTACGTTCAAGACCACAAAAGCCTAAAACACTGAAGAATAACACAAAGCAAGGAGGTCAGAACACCAGGAGGAAGAAGTCGTTAAATTTataagagagaacatgcaacaaAGACAACTAGCAGCGTGTCCAGTATGACATACGTGCTGAAATGGTTCCGTTGTAGCCGGGCGGGGCAAAGCCCGTGCTGTGCCGATGGGAGCGCTTGGGAGAGAATCGGCCCATCTCGTTGGGCTCAGGAGACTGTTCATCATTAGAGTAACTCTGAACCTGCAAACATGTGGAAAGGCAAAGCAACGTTATAATCTGACATCCAGCTGCAGCTCAAGGAAGTTGGACAACCCAATATGCAGCTGTGTTTTCCAGTGATTTCCTGCCCTACAATAATTGAGTCACTTAAAGATTTGGAGGTTCCAGAACTACAGCAATGTTGTTTTCTTGCACAAATTAACCAAGGTGCCTTGCCGGCAAGTAATCTGAGTTTCGAAAATTAACTGGGACCATATCAAATAATTCCACTGGTCACAGAATGCTGTGAGTTGAGTTGCCTCCCATCGCATTTAATGCAGGGATTGTTCCATATTGATCCAGGAAAATGCACAATTTGTCCCACACTTTTCTGTACATTCTTAACCAGCTTAGCAAATTTTATTGAGTTCTGCCAGAGAAACCAACAGCAGTAGCGCTAATCAAAGTGGGACGGAGTTTGACGTAGTTTCTGGGGACCTCTGGCATTACCTGAAAGGCTGGCATGGGAATCTGCAGGGGAGTCATCTTTCGCCGCAGTGCAGGCGCCGATTTTGGGCGGGGCCTCTTCACTTCCTGCTCCTCTGTCCTCAGGCGGCCCACGTCGTCGTCACACGACTTCCTGGAAGGCAGGATCTTGCAGTCCACACCGGCCTCCAAGAAGAAATGGTTGCCGTTCCTGTCGCGCACATCCAGGATGGCCTCCTGCTTCACAGTCAACGTCGCGGGGGAtggggaaggggtggggggaggcgaGCCCTTGGTGATCGTGGAGTCTGACGCGGAGCTGGTCTGCGGCTTGTGCTTGAACTTGAAGGAGTCGCTGCGAGTGGGGGGAGTCGGGGGGGCCGGGGAGGACGCCTCCTTTGAGGGCTGAGGGGAGTGTGGCGGCAACTGAGACGAGGACATGTAGTCCAGCTTGGATGGCGTGTCGGGCCGCTTGAAGGTATCAGCATCGAAGATGGACTTCCGCGGCTTTGGCACCTTGAATATGGAGAGTTGAGCGCTTTCTGTCGCCGACGCGCCTCCCGCCATCATTTTGGGCCACGTGCCCCCGCTGTGCTTCTGGACGAGTTCCTTCTCCAGCGCCGCCTCTGCCATCATGCACTCGGACTCGAAGGCGAACTGGCCCTTGATGGACTCCACGCGGCCATAGCAGCGCTCCTGGAAGGCTTCGCCGGCGAAGGAGCTCGCGGCATGGTCCTCGGCAGGCCGGAGGGAGTGCGTGTGCAGGGAGCCCACGGAGAAGGGCTTGTGGCGGCAGAACGGCGCCTCCTCCGACTCGGCAGGGTCCTTCTTCCCCTCTGCGCTGCTCGGGTTGAAGATGTCCGTCTGGGTCGAGCTGTTGTGTTTCAAGTTCTTGTAGTTGCGTACGTGCAAGTCGGAAGAGTGGAACCTACAGTTTGACGATTTCTCTGACTCTCTTAGGTTCTCGAAGATGTTCTGTCCGGAGCAACTCTGTGGAAAGAActatgaaaacaaaaaaagaagtgATCTCAGCATTTTCAAATAAATTTATTAACACAGATCGGTAACCACGTATCTGACTATCAAATTAGCCTTCATTAATCCTCAATTGGCCAACATTTGCTGATGGGATTAACAGCACATGAAAGGCGTAAGCAGAATTCACCT encodes:
- the dlg5a gene encoding disks large homolog 5a isoform X9; the protein is MPSDSESSSSLSSVGTTGKASSPPPALTDSKQANDKLETVLFQLRQVTRERDELRKRLALSSPGTTFDDCRPNSKLSHDYERLKMQCMKAMADLQSLQNQHTKTLKRCEEAVKEADFYHTLHSRLLTDQSQLKEEMDSMKRDNSQLVREHNHLKQNCEELRRLHEEDLKEAADMRLQQQQVLRENGSSEILNKLYDTAMDKLEGVKKDYDALRKRYNEKTANHNTDLSRLEKAEEENRRLQKQTDILMKQRDSAIHFQQQYSSSLRRFDSIQQELNKTAAQNKELQREVERWQSEATRYKTLQLKALKDLEKYKEERDSVFNEYRLIMSERDQVIKEVDKLQSGLEVAEAKLKNTSSERKVASEEMEALRQELSSALVDRDRAICERNELLEKYCHEVKDKAEAQKELNQACKDIETVKEERDVARKERTEAIIQRDQLLREYYQARQKQDSATLDMERANKEIEMLRKQYEAMSQELKEAMQEAEVAKCRRDWAFQERDKIVAERESIRTLCDNLRRERDRAVSDLAEALRNLDDMRKQKHDALRELKELKEKMENQLEKEARFRQLMAHNSHDSAIDTDSLEWETEVVEFEKDREDMDLKALGFDVAEGVNDPYLPGDCGIFVTKVDKGSIADGRLRVNDWLLKINDVDLTNKDRKQVIKAVLNGGGVINMVVRRRKSLGGRIITPVHLNLAGHKDSGISLESGVFVTAVVPGSPAARDGALTVGDRLIAINGIALDNKSLTECEALVRNCRESLSLSLMKFFPQSCSGQNIFENLRESEKSSNCRFHSSDLHVRNYKNLKHNSSTQTDIFNPSSAEGKKDPAESEEAPFCRHKPFSVGSLHTHSLRPAEDHAASSFAGEAFQERCYGRVESIKGQFAFESECMMAEAALEKELVQKHSGGTWPKMMAGGASATESAQLSIFKVPKPRKSIFDADTFKRPDTPSKLDYMSSSQLPPHSPQPSKEASSPAPPTPPTRSDSFKFKHKPQTSSASDSTITKGSPPPTPSPSPATLTVKQEAILDVRDRNGNHFFLEAGVDCKILPSRKSCDDDVGRLRTEEQEVKRPRPKSAPALRRKMTPLQIPMPAFQVQSYSNDEQSPEPNEMGRFSPKRSHRHSTGFAPPGYNGTISAHSAHRGLAPCPAVTAVMRNPIYTAWSHRVHTNNCSVPSQICHPHSHPSPQHQGRLSLDLSHKRSSDFTEPARSRTPHGTNSLPSSARLGSSSNLQYRTERIKIPSTPRYPRSMLSSDRGSLSHSECSSPSLITPPQSPLNLETTSFASSQSQSSISTLPRISISPVPMGDRRKDRYLFRNRSFLRIPVASRPRFSSLRSLRPYLEEPRNVIVHKGAEPLGISIVSGENGGIFVSKVTGGSIAHQAGLEYGDQLLEFNGINLRNATEQQARLIIGQQCDTITILAQYNPHMYQLGNHSRSSSRMEPMSNQSTPQGSGATTPDNHSTIDTLSEQDEGTMTPPSKQTTPTTSPRSSVRMSVGASRKIPEPRMVTLRKTQGELGIQICGGNQRGIFVEKLEDSSPAKDADVLLPGDMILEYNSVSMKHKTAEEAYLEMLKPAETVTLKVQHRIDEFKVFKDTPGDAFYIRALYDKAAEMEQELSFKKDDILFVEDTLPKGNFGCWMAWQLDENAQKLERGQIPSKYMMDQEFYRRYSMSEMKDENGSSKTLSAAARRSFFRRKNKHKRSGSKDGKDLLALDAISTDSIPFMEDCVSLAYQRVQKVECASPRPVLILGPLVDAVKDMLVKESPGKFCRCVLEVMKASQQAIERGVKDCLFIDYKRRSGHFDVTTVASITEITEKDCHCLLDIAPHAIERLHSVHIYPIVVFIRYKNAKQIKEQKDPVFLRDKVSQKHSKEQFEVAQKMEQEYSKFFTGIVQGGSLSYICTQITTIVDQEQNKVLWVPDDSP